Below is a genomic region from Argiope bruennichi chromosome 3, qqArgBrue1.1, whole genome shotgun sequence.
TGATTTTTCCCCATGTAAATTCAGAAGAAAACAAGAACCCATacagaaattaaagtaaaacttgaatgcgaaattattaaaaataattatctttaaacacgggtaaattgaatttattatacatATGCCCCTTCTTATTATTCCTATTtagcaaagtaatttttttttaaataataatattttttttaaatttcattattttgtagcCAAAACTGACAgatttatgaaaaacaaattttattattttagaccaatCGATAATCGCCTCGAAAAAACGCCGTCTGTTGATTGGCGGATCATTTTCAATGCAGCCATTGaagtgatttaatattttacgaTACAGCGATATCTAAAACTTTTCGATCAATTTTAATCGAAGAAGTcgtgaaatgtgtttttttatcaaaatgtaagtagatcaagattaattaattaaatgtttgaaataagggttataaaaatttagagctgtataaaaataaagatttttttagaagtatatttattgactcaagcaGCATGAATTATAATCTTCCTGACATTTTTCCAACCAGAAGTAAATGTCTATTTCGAAAGGCTTAGAAATTAGTTACTGGACCGCAATCAGAATCGATGCTCAGTCTATATCAATCGATCGATCACTTACCCCACATgctttttgcactgtgtgactggatGATCTTTTTTAAAGCACTTTATCTGCAAGCAATCGAAATAAATAATCCCAACTGCATTTGATGTCCAGGTGCCTGCTTTTTTCAAGCAACTGTGAAACTGACTGTCACAATCGCAATGAGATCTGTGAAAAAGAATATCTTAGGTTAATATAAATCTAAATGGATCTAGGTCactccttttattttaatattttataaaagtatcacAGTAATGCATTAGAAACATCATAATAAACTAAATGCAAGATCTCTGTTGTTGCTTATAGAAAATCTAAGAGCAACTTTGAATGGTTTCTTGTGGCTTGTTAATTGCTCTTGATAGAATAAATAATGCGAAAGCCGTCCATTTATAATATATGACTTTTAAACTgtgaaattatcaataaaaagtgTCTCTTCTTAACAAGCTGCCTTCTAAAACTACTCCATTAATTTATCAATCTCATACTCGACATAAACTGCTGGAAAAGTGGGTAAAGCTTTAGTAATTGAAGACAAAAACTGGCTTAACTTCAGTACaattctatgaaattattttaattatgttttaattatgtcTAAAAAGAAGAACCATATTTACAAAGTAATATGGctcttttttgtatatatatttatataggtGTTGAACGAAATGAAAATCACAGAAAAATCGTCCAATAATCAAACTGACatcattaaatggatttttttatttcaaattttaagctgCTATAAAGCCATTCGCAACAAAGTtatatttagaaaactttaaaaagatgTGATGGCAGTTATTAACACGTGGTTGCTTGATATTGACACAAAGTTGAAATCTTATTTAACCTTACGTTATAAATCACAACTTTATGTAAAAGTGTAGAGATAATTGATGGAGAACACTTCAgactttacatttattttccgaAAAAGGAACCAAATAACACATTTTCTGGTTGAACCAAGATAACTTTGAACATTTTATagcataattttacattaatacaaGTGATTCAAAATTGAACATTCAAAGAGTTAGCAGAGGGGTAGAAAACACAAGAGCATCCCTAAATCACACAAGAAAACAAGACAAGAATTTCCAACCAGATGAATCTGAATGTTCTGTTTATTTTGCTGGACTCTACTAGATTTTCAGCTCTAATAATTGCAATCTTTCACTACGTATGTTGACATGAAACAATGTTACAAATTCTGAGATGGTGGTTATGTATATTTAGCTTTGAATGTTTGATGACATCGAAATTACAAGGATATGATTACATACGAAACAGTGTTGGAGCAAAAGTGTACCATATCAACGACGGTTGGAAAATTTGCATCAAGATTCGCATGAATACGAAACATTTTACAGTACGTATAGacctaaatgtaaaaaaaaaatctgtccatTACTCATTAATGGTTTACCAAGTATAAGATTTCACCCATTAATGCCATATATGAATCTTCGTATGTTCTTCAACACATCAGAGTCGTGTTCTTTGCTATATGCATCTCATCCCtctcatatttttaagttttctacctccttacaaatttttttactgaactaTAACTCCGTCTGTATAACATGCAActcatttttgtaaaagaaagaaaataatgcattcaCTTCGTGAAAGGTGAATCATTCTGAAGTCCATGCTTGATTCGTCCTCCAAGAATGTAGTCGCCGCAGCGGTCGTGATCTCTACAACATTTATCGGTCTTAACTGCTACACCCAAATCGTTTTCACTTTTGGCGATGTTGCCAGCACCGCACCATTTTGTACctgcacaaaaaataattattaaaagttttgttcttacattttataacaatttggcatttatctacattttaatgGTAGAAAATATTGCTCGAAATTTAGCTCATTTAATCTTTTCCTTGCgcatttaatttcagattaatggaggcttttttgctgttgttttttttaatacaaagttacatatagaaaatattataatctaccaaaaattccatttcaaaattttgatgcatcTCTTCATTTGAAATCCCATGAATCCATTtttcaaaaagtcatttttattttcttgtatacaaagtgtagacaaagtattgtaatcgtcaaacaattcaaattcgaaattttgacgaatctccacgttttagacctctctgagttcgaaaaatacattttcagaaaatatacgtctatctgtctgtggcaaagacaAATAAAAGAAGCTTTCTGCCAAATGGATGCCAATGGACCGTGGTGGCCTGTTGGTAAAGTCTcagctcgtgagccgtagggtttcaggttcgggaccctattacactgaagaaccgtcgtgtaagggggtctgttgcacgctaaatccgtcaggccaaacATCCTGCcgatggtgtggtgtgaagagggggctaccagctcaggtgccgtcctcatcatctgaccacgattcaaaatcacgagatccgtcccaaaatagccctagtgttactttaaacgggatgttaatataactaaactaaactgccagatggataatatttggtatacgatgtttacacaaaatttatagatatcgatcaaattttgagcaagatctgttcagaggaagtccatctgtccggctgttcaaatacgataactacaaaacgaagatagctaAACGGATAAAATTCTATGCACATACGCAGCATCTAAAGTGTATAGAATTGTCAAATTCTGAACCAGATTCTACAAGGGATTATTCGTCTGTCGTtatgtacttccagaaacatgtaaacgcaacaGTTTAAAAACGAAATGACCTCAATGTATTCAAGTTGGTTTGAGATTTTGTGTCACATTTTCGGTTCCGTCGGTTGGGAAGAAGTACTCAACTCGAATTTCGGATACTaataattgagagaaaaaaaagtgtctaaagcataaatttgatttttagatactattaaacgcatgtcagagattaattgcctagattcagtaaaaacgctaaatttcctccaaaagttaatttttcgtaACTATCGTACGCTAATGCCCTGTAAGACATTCTCTgggaaaacacttttattaaagagtatgcaatAAACTTTTTGAGAGATCACTCCCAAAATTTCCCGCTGAATTGAATTATACTATGTGTATATGTCTGTAAGTATGTTAACCCGAAAACGGATGGAAGTTACCTTGTGAAACTTGATGTGTAACcccagtaataaaattttaaatctatatccAAATTTAAAAGTAGTGCAGTAGGTGAGAAATCTGACTGTTATGCTCGTATGCACGTgagaatgtataaaatttggtttcatcCTAAGAATTTCTGATCTGTACCAAATATCGGATCGAATTATTCATTTGCCACGTTATTAGTTCTCTTCTATTCTGTTGGCCTTCCTAttcttaaatatatgattttgtatcaaaaacctaacaaatgagaaaaataaaatgtgttacatgAACCTACTGTGGAAGGATGGTGATacaaaaatgtggaaaaaaatttagttttatgcgTTTTAACCACATACCtcatttaaattgattgaattgaaatttgcctatttttgaaaattgttaaatctGTTGCACTAATATATCACttcttattcataattaatattttacaggaTGCCCCATCTAATCAAGGACCAATAGCTAAATTCTAAACTATTATAGGCAGACATATGTTTCCAATTAGGAAAAACGCTTTTAAtggcattaaatttatattttatattgtttgagtcaataaatatatttttaaataattacaaagttaaatttttatacagtgcCATTGTCCTATTAGTCGCATTTGCTAAAATATTCTTCACTAACTAGCATGTAACGCTACTCTTTTGTGACAAAACTGACCAAgcattgaatttcattattttaagcaaatcaatGGTCACCTTGAGAAATGTCTCTTGTAGATGAGCAGATCTTCCTCGCGATATCTATTGAAATGAtctaaaaatatctgcaaaagtgatattcaaagtttcataactcgGTCAATTTTAGTTGCAGaagattgttttttttctattcaattaaacTGCTGTCCGttaagagtattttattaaaaataaattataaaactaagggactacatgaaaattttaaatttgtaattttatagaaCTAAATTTATGACTCAAacaacaaatgataaaataattctttattttatttaaaacattttaaaaattggatgtACTTGGCTATCTCCAAAAGTTTAGGAAATTTACTATTGAGTTACAATTAGAATATCTTGTATTGAACGTACCTCCGTGAGTTGCCCTTCTCTTACCCACTGGTTAATTTTTTCTAGTGTGATCTGAATAAGGGCATTTTAACTCTGACTACCCTGTTTATATAACCTTAGCCCCATGGAAGAAAAGTAGAGATCTAGCTAATACAAGCCTGGTAAGATGAAGAAACCGCTTAATTTGCCAAACAGTTTCCACACCTCCTCGCCGTCGTCGTCCAAAGTATGCCTGCTCAATTTGGCTCGAGTGCAACTGTCGATGAGATATTCGATTGACGGCTTGTCAACAAAAATCAGGCTTGAATTTGGGAAGATTCCTTTCACGTAATTGAAGACCATTCTGCAAAGATACCATATTCTTCAAGGAACgactatgctttaaaaaaaatcttcgaaaataTATCAGacaaataatattactttattactaATTTGCTCTACTTAACAAGAAATGGTTAAAAGCTCGACATGGAAGATGGGGGATGACAAAGTTCCGGTGCCATATTCATTAAATAGTAATTGTGATTTAGTTATAGGTCTGTGCTGAAATAGCATTTgcgtttttaagaaataagatatttatgtAACTAATTCCATAACCGTAAAATCCCATAATGGATTTTCTACATTTAACAAACTTATAGAGGTCATTCagatcattcaaaaaatttaattaacccttaactggggatgtgcgatctgtgagaccgctagcgatggattttctgtcacccctattctatttttagcccAACTGAATGGATTGaacctgtagcttcctgttttatgaccttcaatacacgtgcacttttttaaccgatttcagcagatgctttttaaaataattcagttatttcttcgagcgcggtctcacagaccgcatctccctgtaaGTGctccagtgataaacaaggcttagcagatggcgctaaagcttgggccccgaaatatcatccaatttactgatcctattataaAGCAGTGTTccagatacttttaaatgaagcataaagtgattttagtgataaggataattgtacagaagagtttttcgatgaaagttcgcattcaactgattttgatatgtatgttcaaacataattaacttttctagtgataatgtattttgaaaaatttataaaatatattaatataccaagagatatatatacagaatttataggtcgATTTTTATACTGGTTCTtaacctatatgtttaaaatgcactagaaaaccgtgctatgaaagccgataaaaaaagggccaattttacctattgtcatttttttatctttcatataattgttgaattttacattatattgtcttctatataccttcatatactgtacaaataaatatgatttaaaaagtaaaaagtaatatgctttttcaagaatattatttattgtaacatgtcatttgagaagaaaatgtatgttccaacgtatttacttttttcaatgataatatactttgaaaaatttctaaaacatatctatatatcaagaaaaatatcttcaaaatatattggcagttttttatactaatacattcatcagaaaatttaatttgagtgtaaatgaaatgcggtctcataGACCGCACCTCTCCAtttaagtcttaaaatttcacctccccagttaagggttaaaagaaGATGCGCGTATATGGGGACATATATTAAGTGCTGAGAAAGAATTAAACCAAAGGAAgcggtcaccccaaaactttctctaatACACTTTTCATGCCAAAGaaagccttacatggcattgtcgtaaaatagttatgaaatattaactgttggcgtgtatttagcatttttgcaGAATCAGTCCTGTTATCCTTGGCgaggtttttggcgattaatccctagtatGCCATTCATAGCATCcgaaatagaatttgtgttttagacgtgttttctTCAAtcgattaaaatagaaaaaaaaaatcacaaaaaactgCACTCGTAGTCACAATATCATGtatcaaattcgatatattgtcaatgcgtttttgaagaccgcgtttacatatttctgaaagtacaggctgatagacagtcaacccatagttggatttggctcaaaatttgatagatgtctagactgtagatgttaaatatgtatacagaatcttatctatctagctctcttcattttataattattatggtAACTTTATATTCGGACAGATGAACAACCTtggaacagattttattcaaaatttgacagaaatctgcaaatttggtgtaaagcttgtatactaatatttaatcgtctagctcaaagagttacctttgtcacagacagataaatggacattttccaaaaatgtgtttttcgaactcacggaGGTCTAaatcgtggagattcgtcaaaatctcgagatcgaattttttgacgattactatactttacgACTTTTGACGATTACTCTATAATAGGTATgtgagaaagtaaaattaatcatcaaaattattacaTCCATGACTTATCTGATAACTTTGCCAGAATCGATCTCTATGAGATAATTGACCGTCAGATTTAACATATACGGACTTCCACTTCTCAATCAGAAATTTATATCGCTTTAAGACGATTACTCTATAATAGGTATgtgagaaagtaaaattaatcatcaaaattattacaTCCATGACTTA
It encodes:
- the LOC129963626 gene encoding uncharacterized protein LOC129963626, whose protein sequence is MLVIFPAMFGLLFCLYMLLVNDNPFERERETEHNPSRTWTFYIDQNSGRMVSIHSDSQSNMTADCYVSAKRMVFNYVKGIFPNSSLIFVDKPSIEYLIDSCTRAKLSRHTLDDDGEEVWKLFGKLSGFFILPGTKWCGAGNIAKSENDLGVAVKTDKCCRDHDRCGDYILGGRIKHGLQNDSPFTKSHCDCDSQFHSCLKKAGTWTSNAVGIIYFDCLQIKCFKKDHPVTQCKKHVGYLKKRCIEYEHDRTRKKKWQVFDAKCYKWVFNKNALLREKGDVFDYMIQRAYRNNPYQLYVNTDVK